DNA from Phycisphaerae bacterium:
CGGCACCAGGTTCACAAGGCGATCGGCGCGATCCGGACCCACTTCCGCGCTGCCGGCCTGAACTGATTCCCGGGTTGTCCGACAGCCGCACCCGCCACGGCGTATGTAACCAGCAGACGCCGTGGCGATGCGGCGCAGGACGGAGCGGACCATGACCACGGACGTGTACCGGTTCGAGTTTGACGACCGCGCGACGCGCGAGGAGGCGGAGCTGACGCTGCACCTTGCCACGTACGCGATCGAAGGCCTGTTCGGCGCTGCGCGGGTCCGGATGGACGCCGGCTACCACGTCGACGAGCCGCGCCACGCCATCACGATCGACGGTACGACCGAAGTGGGCGCGGCGCTCGTGCAGGTCTTCACCAGCCTAGCGCTGCGCGAGTTCGGGGAAGAGGCCTTCCGCGTGCGGCGCATGCCGGTCCCGACCGCGGCCGAAGGGAGGGCGGCGTGAGTCGCGATCCGGCGAATTGCCCCGAATTCGACGCACCCAATGGCGTGCCGCTGGTGCGGCTTGGCCAGGGCGACTTCACTCAGGACATCTGGGGCGCGGATGCGCCCGCCGCTGCAGGCCGCACGACGAAGAACCTGCTGACGTTTTCCGCGCTCAACACGTTCCGCAACTGCCCGCGCAAGTACCGCCATCGCTACGTCGATCAGCTCCAGCCGCGCGAAAAGCCCGAAAGCCTCTCGTTCGGCAGCGTGATCCACGGCGCACTGGAGCGCTGGTATCGACTGACAGGCGACGCGAACCGTCTGTGGGCGGCGCTCGAGTTCCTCGACGCCCAGTTCCCCCAGCGGGACCACGACCCCCTCCAGAAACACCGCTGGCACCTGGCGCGCGCCATGCTGGTCGGCTACGCCCAGCGCTACCCGAGCGAAGAGTTTGAGATCGTCGAGATCGAGAAAGAGTTCACCGGCGAGATTCGCAATCCGGATACGGGCCGCCCGAGCCAGACCTTCGTGATGGCCGGCAAGGCGGACGGCATCGTGCGGGCCGGCGGCGAGTTGTACCTGCTCGAGCACAAGACGGCCGGGTCGGTTGATGCCAACTACCTCGACAAGCTGTGGACCGACACGCAGATCGCGCTCTACTCGTTCTACTTGCGGCAGATCGGCTACCCGATCGTCGGCGTGATCTACAACGTGCTGCTGAAGACGCGTCTGAAGCAGCATGCCGGCGAAAGCCAGGAAGAGTACGAAGCGCGGCGCGCCGCCCTGGCCGCGAA
Protein-coding regions in this window:
- a CDS encoding PD-(D/E)XK nuclease family protein, yielding MLTFSALNTFRNCPRKYRHRYVDQLQPREKPESLSFGSVIHGALERWYRLTGDANRLWAALEFLDAQFPQRDHDPLQKHRWHLARAMLVGYAQRYPSEEFEIVEIEKEFTGEIRNPDTGRPSQTFVMAGKADGIVRAGGELYLLEHKTAGSVDANYLDKLWTDTQIALYSFYLRQIGYPIVGVIYNVLLKTRLKQHAGESQEEYEARRAALAAKNKSGRSTAQRQLPETDEEFQGRLAEWYARPEAFHRERIYLSEDRLAMLQEEVWEITQQYLDARRRGKWLLNTSNCFAYERPCEYLPYCQSGFNPNVRDNLFEIAPPHEELATAPSGDSERAF